From Polynucleobacter ibericus:
CGTGCATTTAAAACTGCGCGTCCGCTTTTGGTTTTCATACGAATACGGAAGCCGTGAGTGCGCTTGCGACGGGTTACTGACGGTTGGTAAGTTCTTTTCATGATAGATCCCTGGAAAACCAAGTATTTTCCTTGTTGCAGAGCAAAAGGTCAATCCATCTTGACGAATATGTAGGTGTTTTTCTCTAT
This genomic window contains:
- the rpmH gene encoding 50S ribosomal protein L34, whose protein sequence is MKRTYQPSVTRRKRTHGFRIRMKTKSGRAVLNARRAKGRKRLAV